The sequence AACAATGATtagagagatggatggatggatagataggtacataataaatagataagtaagcataataaaatattaaatatggacTCTAGATGATAGATATTTGGGTATTCACTGTAAAATTTAACTGTGTGTGTTcgaaaatatagtaaaatagtggagaaaaaaatcaaaggctgATTTTGGAGTTTCAGAGACACATACTGATTCAAAGACTAGTAAGATGTTACAACCCTATTCACACCCACCAATGTAGCCATTTTTagatcttttaattcttttttttttgagacggagtttcacttttgttgcccaggctggagtgcaatggcatgatcttggctcaccgcaacctctgcctcctgggttcaggtgattctcctgcctcagactcccgagtagctgggattacaggcatgcaccaccacgcctggctaatttttttgtatttttagtacagacggggtttctccatgttggtcaggctggtctcgaacttctgacctcaagggatctgcccacctcagcctcccaaagtgctgggattacaggcgtgagccactgcgcctggccatcttTTAATTCTTAAAGATACCTGAAGTGGTTGGCTTGGTGATGGCCAGTTTCCATAGGCCGCATAATGCTGAGAAGGAAGATTTCAAAGGTCtgttttctttaggtttttctgttGTCCAGTCTTCTTTGGCTtgcatttctttgaatttcttctGTTACTTTATGCTCCAAAGTATTTAGTACATACTGCTCACAGTTTTGATACAcgtttctttttgttgttcatAAAATTTCTGTTCAGCCAAATAGAACATGCTTTCCAGTCAGTTCTTCCTGGTAATTTCCAAACTCTTAAAATTTTTCTGggtttagagttttaaaaaatgcgatcaaaatagtttattttctgataaggtttatttgtttatttttgtttttaaacaagggcttaaaaaatggcacccTTTTATCCTTGGCAAAACTACTTATAGATAGCAAAGCAATGGAGATATAAAGCAAAATTAAGAAGTCAAGAATAGGGAAATTATTAAGTGGACTTGGGATAAGCAGGGTTCTGAAACAGTTAAAATAGAGATGTGTCGTAATTGTTATAAATCTCAATGTActtactaaaaaaacaaaaaatcaatctTCATCTAAACCCctaggtgtccaatcttttggtttccctgggccacagtggaagaaagaattatcttgggccacacataaaatacactaacattagctgatgagcttaaaaaaaaaatcgcacacaaaaaaatctcataatgttttaagaaagtttacaaatttctcctgggccgcattcaaagctgtcctgggcagCATGAGGCCTGTGGGCAGAGGGTTGGATAGGCTTGCCCTAGGTGATGTTAATGAAGAtaaagaagaggtagagaagggaaaataatttaaaggtaTGCTTAAATGCTAAAGCttatattggtttttattttattcttcactcTGACAAATTGAGTAAAAAAGGTtaaataatggttttaaaaatttaatggcaactatggctgggcgcggtggctcacacctataatcccagcactttgggaggctgaggcgggtggatcatgaggtcaggagatcgagaccatcctggctaacatggtgaaaccccatctctgctaaaaaaaaaaaaaaaaaaaaaatgagccgggcgtggtggcaggtgcctgtagtcccagctattcaggaggctgaggcaggaggcggagcttgcagtgagccgagattgcgccactgcactctagcctgggcaacagagcaagactccatctcaaaaaaaaaaaaaaaaataatggcaactattagtaaaatttaaaaccagTCGTGTATCTTCTGCAACATTGGAGAAGATGGAGCAAGTAAAACAGTTCATAgagcaaaagaaggaaaacaaagcaacTGTCAAGGAAGCTTAAATCAGAAAGTACATGTATAAAGTGATGTAAGTAATAGCAAATTCATTATAATAGGAAATGTAATTTGATTAAACTACCCATTTAAAGACAAGAATACTAAGATTGGTCAGAAATCAAAGTCCAAACAAAAGATCTAACAACATTAAtgacattagaaaaaataaaagaaggcaaaGATAACATCAGATCaactcaaacaaaaagaaacttggCATTGTATTATTATCAGATGAGATATGGATCAGAGTAAGAAAGCACTAAGAGGAACAGAAAAAGGTGATTTTATGAATCACAGTGAAGATCATTCACAGAGTAAAATTATATCAAACTATGTATagtaaaaaaattggaaatattagaaaatagaaaagcattatGATGAGTTTAACAAACTACTATCTTTAACAAACCAAagtgccaaaaaataaataagttctgaAGGATCTGAATGAAATAATTGGCAACATCAATTTGATAGCAGTATTTGGGACTTTGTATGACAGAATACTTTCTTGTTAAATGCCTGTGGGGCATTTACAAAAATTGACTAAATATCactgtgaagaaaatcaaaataaaattgccCAAAGCACCTACATTTTCTACTCCAATGAAACAGaactagaaattaatagaaaGTAGTTGTCGAAAttggaattctttttaaaaagcgaACTACTACATATCTTGGgtttaaaaggaagcaaaaacTGTAAATATAGGTTATTTATACCTTAATGGTGATCATTTACAGTTAAACTTTCTGAATATGTCAAAAACTGAATTCAGAGGGAAAATAATAGACTAAAGCCTTTTATTTTAGAcaagaaagagggaaaataatgGACTACTTGAGTCCAGAAatttcaaaaacaagcaataagcgtgagaaatcaggaaaataaactaataaagataaaagcaggaAATAAAGAGTTAGAAAATGGGAACACAGAAGAGTTTGAAAGTATTCTGAGAGCATTCTTTGAAAATACCTATAGAAGAGACCTCTGGTTTAGGTCTCCCttgccagctcttttttttttttttacttagcatcTCTCCCATAGGAATTTTGGTCTCATAagactcttccttttcttctcctgtaTTCCCTTCCTAAGGAGTGCCGTTTATGCTTCTGGTTTTAATTGCTGATCTGTAAGCTGTGTTGCCTCCCAGATCTGTATCTCCATTCAGGTTTGTCCTCACAACTCAAGGCCTCTCCATGTGTCTTCTTGACGTTTTTATGTGGCTGTCTTGAAGGCatctcaaatctttttttttttttttttttttttttttgagacaaaatcttgctttgtcacccaagctggaatgcagtggtgtgatctcggctcactgcaacctctgcctcctggggttcaagccattctcctgcctcaccctcctagatagctgagactacaggcatgcaccaccatgcctagcgaatttttgtatttttagtagagtcagggtttcactatgttagccaggctggtcttgaacccaagtgagccaccatgcctggccaggcaaCTTATATCTTAACATGTGTAAAATACTACTTGTCATCTTCCACTCCCCAAAAGCTCTTCTTCTTTGAGTGTTCCCTTTCGTGGGGCCTGGAATCACTATTTTTTTACTTGAGCAAACCAGAAATGTATCAGTTGCCTCCTTCCTACTCCATATCCAATTAATGACCAAGTCCCATAAATCCATAGATTGTACTTTCTTCATTAGGGCATCAGTGCCTGCTGCTCTATCTGGAATGCTCTTCTTCCTCCCACATCACCTTCATACAGGGATTCCTAATCTTTTTATGCCATGGGTCCCTTTCATAGACTCATGAATAAGTTTTCACATATATAAAGTACATAAGATTTCAAAGGAAGTCacttatattgaaatataatttaaaaatattagaaaagtaaatTTCTGATTGAGTTATATGTGTAGTAGTTCCCCCATTATCTGAGGTTTCACTTTCTGCGGTTTCAGTTACTGCTATACACTACACTAAACAGTAAGATACTGTGTGAGGAGAGAGAactacattcacataacttttattagattatgttgttataattgttctatttttatttcttattaatctcttactgtgcattatttataaattaagcattatcataggtatgtacttacaggaaaaaatatagcatatataagGTTTGGTATTAACCACAATTTGAGGCATCtgctgggggtcttggaatgtatcccctgcagataagggaggactactATACTTTATGAATTTATTAATGGTAAGATCTAGTGGCAGGTCTAATAACTACTTTCAAAGCAGTGGTGAGCGTAAACAATATGTTAAGATAACTGCAGCAAGTatagtacaaaatgaaaaatgtctgtGGTTTCTATTGTGTCagggtgtttttaattttacctaTATTCATAGTTTGTTGTCTACATTCATAATTTAATGATATGCTAACTACTTTCAAAGCAGTGGTGAGCATAAATAGTATTTTGAGGCCgtgcgtggtggcttacgcctgtaatcccagcactttgggaggccaaggcgggtgaatcactgaggttgggagttcgagaccagcctgaccaacatggagaaaccccatctctactaaaaatacaaaattagctgggcatgatggcgcatgcctgtaatccctgctacttgggaggctgaggcaggagaatcgtttgaacccgggaggcagaggttgcggtgagctgagatcgccccgttgcatgccagcctgggcaacaagagcgaaactctgtctcaaaaacaaaaaacaaaaccaaacaaaaaacaaaactacaatatTTTGAGGTAACTGCAGCAAATatagtacaaaataaaaaaatgcctgTGATTTCTATTGTGTCagggtgtttttaattttacctaCATTCATAGTTTGTTGTCTACATTCATAATTTAAAGATATGCTAAATTTTAGCCAGAGGTTAATGAAAATGaaggtaacatttttttttaacccatcgAGGTTCACAGAACCACTGAATCTATTAGTGGACACCATTAATTAAACATCCATGGTACTGTtgattcttatttatcttttatatttcattcCAAATGTTGACTCCTCAGAGAGTCATTTTCTGATACCCAGACTAGATCCAATTTCCCTGTTATACTCTTCAAGCATCTCACACTTTTCCCTTGCAGGACTTAACTCAGTTGGTAATGGTACATTTGTGCATTGGTTGTCTGCCTCTCTTCACCTCTTTCCCTGAGGAAGGAGTTGGTATCTGTTAGTCACTGTTGTATTaccagcacatagtagatgctcagtaaatatttgttgagtaaataaagATTAGGAAAGCTATCAAACTAATTTATTACCTTAGTAAGTAGGAAAAGAGCTTGGTAACTTGAGAGACTGACTGAAGGCCAGTGTCTATAATCATTTTCAGGGATATGTAGTTGTAAAATACATGTAGCTATAGTCAGGATGTAAAGTAGGTCACAGTAACCAAATAGCAAGGGGTTTAGGGAAAATTAGGGAACTGGAGAAAGGGCAAATTGTTCATGAGGGAAAAGAGAAGGTGTAATGTTTATGGGTGGACTTGttgcttgctctgtcacctctaCCCCTATTAGTCCTGCCATTACCATTTTACTTAATCACTTAGCCAGGCCTGATACATAGTAGTCTTTGCTAACTGGATATTATGGAGGTAAAGCTGAAGGTTTTTGTTTGTGAAATGTTACACTAAGATAGGAGCTTGTGATAGATCtttaaataatgcttttaaaatgtgccTGTTTATATTAATCTTCACCAGAATGTCACAGGTAGACTAATGGTTGGCCTACGTTGGTGGAATCACATTGATGAAGATGGAAAGAGCCATTGGGTGTTTGAATCTAGAAAGGTAAAgtgccttttttgttttaaataatgttatCAGCTAAATTATTTGTAGACTATATTTAAATACTGGAAGATGAAGTATTCAGAATTAAAAACACTATACCAAATCACTTGGCATGTCAGCACTAAAGGAGATGGCCTTCTAGAATTTAATGCATTTTTCTGTCTAGTTCAGACCAGAAACAAGCAATATACAGAACAGAATCCTTTGAGGGAAGACACTGGGTCTGAGTTCATACAGTGTGCTAAGCTGCCTGTCAGGGATTGCTGATAAAAGATCTCTGTGTTGCCTTTGTTAGTGTCTCCATAAATCCCTCTATGCTCAGCAGATAACTGCTTTTAACATCTTGTTCTGTCTTTGCTCCTGTGGTCGTCTTTCATTTCTGGgcaggaaaaaggaggaggagtgCAGCTGGATAGAATATCTGATCGGAGCACTCTATTCCTAAGCTTCTGCCTTCAGGAGCCCTGGGGATCCTGGTCTGTTTTGGGTTAGCCTGCTACACTATAGTGAATATTCACTTTCCTTGTGGAAATAAGTTTTGGAAGCAGAGGACCAAATTCTTGGCGACAGTACACCAAGGGTATTGACAAGTTATTTTAAGAAAGTGGCACTGTGTTCAATGAGCCTGTATTCTTTTATATTATAGAATCTACCTTGGAAACAACTTACCACCCTTGTAACTTCCTGGGTATTGCTAAGACATTTTGATTATTGTCCAGAATCCCTTgattccgttttttttttttcctctggaccCTAATTTGACCTTTTAGTCTCCAGAATGATTATAACTGTGATTTCCTTGATCATTGGTAGGAAAGGTATCATTTAGAGCTTCCTTATGAATAAATAGTACAAGTGCAAGAAGAATTGAATAGAATCCTATCAGAGACCACTCTTTACTGTCATGAGTTGTGGTAAACCATCCATCCTGCCCTGAAAATGCAAAATTCTTGAGTTAATATAGATCAGTTCCTAAAATTACAAGAGTGATAGTCATGTATTTTTGGGTTCTAACTTAGGAGTTGGGCTGTGTGTATTAATATTTGAACTTGTGGGTAATATGTTTTTTATTAAACATGTTGAActttttattgataaatttcACAACATGATAATTGAATTTATGTTCTTTTATAGGAGTCCTCTCAAGAGAATAAAACTGTGTCAGAGGCTGAATCAAGAATCTTTTGGTTGGGACTTATTGCCTGTCCAGTACTGTGGGTGATATTTGCTTTTAGTGCACTCTTCTCCTTCAGAGTAAAGTGGTTGGTGAGTATCAGTGTAGAACTTTCAAATAATCCATTAAGATGTCTGATGGTAATCATAGGAAGCAACAACTACAACTGAGTCCTTATCATTAGGGACCTATCTTGAATAGGCAGCTTCATCATGTAATTCCCAAGTTTTGCTTCCCAACTTTACCTTTCTCTATAATACTGGAGAAGAGATCCTAAAAAACCCCTTCCCACCAGTTTTCTAGATTATTAGTGGTCTTTTCTGGAAATAATGGTTGGTAACCTATTGCTGCCTAACAAATCACTCCAAAACATAGTGGCTTAGAGCAACAACAgccattatctcacagtttctatgggTCAGGATCTTGGGAAGGGCTCTGCTGGGAGATTCTGGCTTGGGGTCTTGAGTAGTTGTAGTCAGACAGTAGTTGGAATGATGGGGGTTGTGAGCCATCTCCTCTTCATGAGGTCCCATGGCCTCTCCACATGTTTTTCCCTGTGCCTTCGTTTGGGCTTCTTCATGGCATGGTGGCCTCATGGTGGTGGGACTGCTTACGTGGCAGCCCAGTACTTCACTTGTGGGGTGTTCTAGCTCGCAAGCTTTTACAATCTAGCTAAGATGTCATAGCATCGCTTCTGCTGCCCACTCACATTCAAGGAAATGGGAATTAGGCTCTGCTCTTGATAAGGAATAAGAAGGTGCTAGAAGACTTTGTGGAAGAGGAGATATTGTTGCTGCTgtctttggaaaatatagtttGTCACTTGACCCAATTTGTGAGTCTTACTCTTTTTTATAtctcatattattttttcttattctatctTATATCTGATATGAATAAATATTGTGTGAATTTTCACACAATATTTATTGATATCAGATATATTTTGGCCTTAATTATGTTTTTCCTCCTAATTTGTAGTATTTTCTTAGTCCTATTTTGCGatatagattctttttttctttgtgtgtgctCATACATTCATACTTTCCTTCTTTGGATTTGGAAGCTTATTGGAAGCTTATTGTCTTTTTTCAGTTCTTCTGGTAGTTACCTTTAATTACTTTATATGTTTATATCATTACCCTCTTTCATGAATTAGGAAATTTATTCAGTATTTATGGAGTTCCTGCTCTGGAAAATGGGAAACTTTACGCTAATATGGTTTCTTTaacttctccctcctcctacctctAGAGTTTTGCTTATTATAGTCTTATTTTAGTCCTTCTAGTGGTTTTCTTTGTAACATTAATTAATGTACTTAAACCTGTTTATTGACTTAATAGACTCTGtttagaaagggaagaaaataaacactCATATTCCTTCCTATgagtttcctcctttctctcttgtttGTTCCAATGTTATTTTTGTGTTACCAAGTTTTATAATAGTTatcttttgaaaacatatttcttaCTGGTTGTTTAGTCTttgatctgttttttaaaaaagtcgaTTCATTGCCTATCACCAGTCTTACTGCAGCTTCTCCTTTTACTTATTGGTTGGCTACATTTTCTTTTGACTCATGTTTAAACATATGAGCCTATTGACTATTCTTAAATGATGACCTGGCTGGATTAATATTCTTGGGTcacagtttgtttctttttggaagATGCTAttccatcattttctttcactgaATATCTTGGAGAAGTCTGAGGCCAGGCTTACTTAACCTTTGTAATCTCTCCTcataaggtgtttttttttttagttcatgtAACCCAGATGTATCTGTATTTATCTTTCCATATCAAGTTTTCTGGAGTCTGTGCCTTTCTGACAGGCAGACCAAAGTTTTGCTTGGAATCAGGAAAATTTTTTCTGTTaaatctttgcatttatttatgttCTATGGTTTGACCTTTCATTTTGAAGTACCAGTTACGTTTATGTTggatcatttttatttgttctcaTCTACTATTTTCTTGTTGCTTTAATTATTcatcttttccttatttattcagCAATTTTAAGAGTTCACTCTTATGTCAGAGCTGTCTGGAGACACAGGGGGATAAGTTAGGGGACAGTAAACAAGTTGACTGCTCCAGTAGAGCTTATGTTCTAGTGGAAGGTAGACAAACAGTAAAAAATACAACAGGGGATGTTAGTTAATGATACAAAGTAATGGGGTAGAGAGTGCAGAGGAGAGAACAGTAACTATTTTAAGTGCTCAGCTAAGGCTTCTCTCTGTATTTCCTTAGCTTTGTCAGCTCCGTTTTCATCTCCTGTTATCTCACCCTCATGCTTTTTGAGttcttttctttaggtttttctgt comes from Homo sapiens chromosome 17, GRCh38.p14 Primary Assembly and encodes:
- the TVP23B gene encoding Golgi apparatus membrane protein TVP23 homolog B isoform b (isoform b is encoded by transcript variant 4), with the translated sequence MVTIILLLSCDFWAVKNVTGRLMVGLRWWNHIDEDGKSHWVFESRKESSQENKTVSEAESRIFWLGLIACPVLWVIFAFSALFSFRVKWLAVVIMGVVLQGANLYGYIRCKVRSRKHLTSMATSYFGKQFLRQNTGDDQTS
- the TVP23B gene encoding Golgi apparatus membrane protein TVP23 homolog B isoform X1; translated protein: MVGLRWWNHIDEDGKSHWVFESRKESSQENKTVSEAESRIFWLGLIACPVLWVIFAFSALFSFRVKWLAVVIMGVVLQGANLYGYIRCKVRSRKHLTSMATSYFGKQFLRQNTGDDQTS